The following proteins are co-located in the Streptomyces sp. NBC_00435 genome:
- a CDS encoding Cmx/CmrA family chloramphenicol efflux MFS transporter, producing the protein MPVAVYILGLSVFALGTSEFMLSGLLPPIAEDMGVTIPQAGLLISAFAIGMVVGAPLLAVATLRLPRRTTLLSLISLFGLGQVAGALAPSYELLFASRIVSALACAGFWAVGAAVAIAMVERHQRARAMAVMIGGLSIANVLGVPAGAFLGEHLGWRSAFWAVGAASAVALAGILALIPKIPLPAEKPTLGRELRIYRDRQVWLSIGVTALAAGGVFCAFSYLSPLLTDVAGLGSGWVPWILGLFGAGALVGTTVGGRIADAHLFGVMLWGITASTVFLAALALLASTAAAAIALSFLIGFSAFFTAPALNARMFNVAGAAPTLAGATTTAAFNLGNTGGPWLGGTVIDAGYGYSATAWAGGAMTVTAIGLGLVALRLDRRGRPTGPGTSLLVTSSAATPVTVRQPAGR; encoded by the coding sequence ATGCCCGTTGCCGTCTACATCCTCGGACTCTCCGTCTTCGCACTCGGAACCAGTGAGTTCATGCTCTCCGGGCTGCTCCCACCCATCGCCGAGGACATGGGGGTCACCATCCCCCAGGCGGGCCTGCTCATATCCGCCTTCGCGATCGGCATGGTGGTCGGCGCCCCCCTGCTCGCTGTCGCCACGCTGCGGCTGCCCCGACGCACCACCCTCCTCTCGCTGATCAGCCTCTTCGGCCTCGGGCAGGTCGCGGGCGCGCTGGCCCCCTCCTACGAGCTGCTCTTCGCCTCCCGCATCGTCTCCGCGCTCGCCTGCGCCGGCTTCTGGGCGGTCGGCGCGGCCGTGGCCATCGCCATGGTCGAGCGGCACCAGCGTGCCCGCGCCATGGCGGTCATGATCGGCGGACTCTCCATCGCCAACGTCCTCGGCGTTCCGGCCGGCGCCTTCCTCGGGGAGCACCTGGGCTGGCGGTCCGCGTTCTGGGCGGTCGGCGCGGCCTCCGCCGTCGCACTGGCCGGCATCCTCGCCCTGATCCCGAAGATCCCGCTGCCCGCCGAGAAGCCGACGCTCGGGCGCGAGCTGCGCATCTACCGCGACCGCCAGGTGTGGCTGTCGATCGGGGTCACCGCGCTCGCCGCGGGCGGCGTCTTCTGCGCCTTCAGCTACCTGTCCCCGCTGCTCACGGACGTGGCCGGACTCGGCTCCGGGTGGGTGCCGTGGATCCTGGGGCTCTTCGGGGCCGGCGCGCTGGTGGGCACCACGGTGGGCGGGAGGATCGCCGACGCGCACCTGTTCGGCGTGATGCTGTGGGGCATCACCGCCTCCACCGTCTTCCTGGCGGCCCTGGCCCTGCTGGCCTCCACCGCCGCGGCCGCGATCGCCCTCTCCTTCCTGATCGGCTTCTCGGCGTTCTTCACGGCCCCGGCGCTCAACGCCCGCATGTTCAACGTCGCGGGCGCCGCCCCGACCCTGGCCGGAGCGACGACCACGGCCGCGTTCAACCTCGGCAACACCGGTGGCCCCTGGCTCGGCGGCACCGTCATCGACGCCGGCTACGGCTACTCCGCCACCGCCTGGGCGGGCGGCGCGATGACCGTCACCGCCATCGGCCTGGGCCTCGTAGCCCTGCGCCTGGACCGCCGCGGCCGCCCCACGGGTCCCGGCACGTCCCTGCTGGTCACGTCCTCGGCCGCCACTCCGGTCACGGTCAGGCAGCCCGCGGGCCGCTGA
- a CDS encoding DUF4031 domain-containing protein gives MTVYIDPPDWPGHGRMWSHLVSDVSFEELHAFAASIGCPPKAFERDHYDVPAQRYADAVGAGAVEIGSKELVRRLTAAGLRRPKGRPA, from the coding sequence GTGACGGTGTACATCGACCCGCCGGACTGGCCGGGCCACGGCCGCATGTGGTCCCACCTGGTCAGCGACGTCTCGTTCGAGGAACTGCACGCCTTCGCGGCGTCGATCGGCTGCCCCCCGAAGGCGTTCGAGCGCGACCACTACGACGTGCCCGCGCAGCGCTACGCGGACGCGGTGGGCGCGGGCGCGGTCGAGATCGGCAGCAAGGAACTGGTCCGGCGGCTGACGGCGGCGGGGCTGCGCAGGCCGAAGGGCCGCCCGGCGTAG
- a CDS encoding MurR/RpiR family transcriptional regulator, which produces MSKNVKETFSGPAGTVTTPVPPVPAPAALRARVRGLGPSMTRSMHAVAEAVAEDPAGCAALTVSDLAARTGTSEATVVRTARLLGYSGYRDLRLALAALAAQQESGAAPAVTVDIAVDDSLADVVAKLAREEAQTLADTAAGLDAAALGSAVTALVGARRIEIYGVGASGLVAQDLAQKLSRIGLIAHAHHDPHLAVTNAVTLRPGDVAVAITHSGGTGDVIEPLRVAFERGATTLALTSRPNAPVVHYADLVLATSAARETQLRPAAMSSRTSQLLVVDCLFVGVAQQTYETAAPALAASYEALVPRRQTPVPTAKRNSTTR; this is translated from the coding sequence GTGAGCAAGAACGTGAAAGAAACCTTCAGCGGCCCGGCCGGAACCGTCACCACCCCCGTGCCTCCCGTCCCGGCCCCCGCCGCCCTGCGGGCCCGCGTCCGCGGCCTCGGCCCCTCGATGACCCGCTCCATGCACGCCGTCGCCGAAGCCGTCGCCGAGGACCCCGCCGGCTGCGCCGCGCTCACCGTCAGCGATCTGGCCGCCCGTACCGGCACCAGCGAGGCCACCGTCGTCCGTACCGCCCGCCTCCTCGGCTACTCCGGCTACCGCGACCTGCGCCTCGCGCTCGCCGCGCTCGCCGCCCAGCAGGAGTCCGGCGCGGCGCCCGCCGTCACCGTGGACATAGCGGTCGACGACTCCCTCGCGGACGTCGTCGCCAAGCTGGCCCGCGAGGAGGCGCAGACCCTCGCCGACACCGCCGCCGGCCTCGACGCCGCCGCCCTCGGCTCGGCCGTCACCGCCCTCGTCGGCGCCCGCCGCATCGAGATCTACGGCGTGGGCGCCTCCGGCCTCGTCGCCCAGGACCTCGCCCAGAAGCTGTCGCGCATCGGCCTCATCGCCCACGCGCACCACGACCCGCACCTGGCCGTCACCAACGCCGTCACGCTCCGCCCCGGCGACGTGGCCGTCGCCATCACCCACTCCGGCGGCACCGGTGACGTCATCGAGCCCCTGCGGGTCGCCTTCGAACGCGGCGCCACCACCCTCGCGCTCACCAGCCGCCCCAACGCCCCCGTCGTCCACTACGCCGACCTCGTGCTGGCCACCTCCGCCGCCCGCGAGACCCAGCTGCGCCCGGCCGCCATGTCGAGCCGCACCAGCCAGCTCCTCGTCGTCGACTGCCTCTTCGTCGGCGTAGCCCAGCAGACCTACGAGACCGCGGCGCCCGCGCTCGCGGCCTCGTACGAGGCGCTCGTGCCCCGCCGCCAGACCCCCGTACCCACCGCCAAGCGCAACAGCACCACCCGCTAG
- the murQ gene encoding N-acetylmuramic acid 6-phosphate etherase → MTAYAELRAQLATLTTEAFRPELAEIDRLPTLEIARLMNAEDATVPAAVAGELETIAAAIDGIAERMARGGRLIYAGAGTAGRMGVLDASECPPTFNTDPSEVVGLIAGGPSAMVKAVEGAEDSRELAAGDLRALALTADDTVIGISASGRTPYAIGAVEFARDRGALTVGLSCNAGSALAAAADHGIEVVVGPELLTGSTRLKAGTAQKLVLNLISTLTMIRLGKTYGNLMVDMRSSNEKLRARARRIVSLATGAPDEEIEAALTASGGEVKQAILVVLGGVDGPTAGELLTASKGHLRAALARTATAR, encoded by the coding sequence ATGACCGCGTACGCCGAACTCCGCGCCCAGCTCGCCACCCTGACCACCGAGGCCTTCCGCCCCGAACTGGCCGAGATCGACCGGCTCCCCACCCTGGAGATCGCCCGCCTGATGAACGCCGAGGACGCCACCGTCCCGGCCGCCGTCGCGGGCGAGCTGGAGACGATCGCCGCCGCCATCGACGGGATCGCCGAGCGGATGGCCCGCGGCGGGCGCCTGATCTACGCGGGCGCCGGCACCGCCGGCCGGATGGGCGTACTGGACGCCAGCGAGTGCCCGCCCACCTTCAACACCGACCCCTCCGAGGTCGTCGGCCTGATCGCGGGCGGCCCGTCCGCCATGGTCAAGGCCGTCGAAGGCGCCGAGGACTCCAGGGAACTGGCCGCCGGAGACCTGAGGGCGCTGGCCCTGACCGCCGACGACACCGTCATCGGGATCTCCGCCTCCGGCCGCACCCCCTACGCGATCGGCGCCGTCGAGTTCGCCCGCGACCGCGGCGCGCTCACCGTCGGCCTGTCCTGCAACGCCGGCTCCGCGCTCGCCGCCGCCGCCGACCACGGCATCGAGGTGGTCGTCGGCCCCGAGCTGCTCACCGGGTCCACCCGCCTGAAGGCCGGCACCGCGCAGAAGCTCGTGCTCAACCTCATCTCGACCCTCACGATGATCCGGCTCGGCAAGACGTACGGAAACCTGATGGTCGACATGCGCTCCTCCAACGAGAAGCTGCGCGCCCGCGCCCGCCGCATCGTCTCCCTGGCGACCGGCGCCCCCGACGAGGAGATCGAGGCCGCGCTCACCGCCTCCGGCGGCGAGGTCAAGCAGGCCATCCTCGTCGTCCTCGGCGGCGTCGACGGTCCCACGGCCGGTGAACTTCTCACCGCCTCCAAGGGCCACCTCCGGGCCGCCCTCGCCCGCACCGCCACCGCCCGCTGA
- a CDS encoding PTS transporter subunit EIIC, which yields MSTDKNRATAAAILPLVGGPDNVVSIAHCMTRLRITLRDRSLVQDEALKALPAVMGVVEDDTYQIVLGPGTVARVTPEFEALVAEARSAAPAVAVPAGAVSGAGHGADELAAQGAAIKNAQKAKNSTPFKLFLRRIANIFVPLIPALIGCGIIAGLNGFITNMGWLPAVVPALAAMASGFMSLIAVFVGYNTAKEFGGTAILGGAVAAIIVFPGVAKIDAFGQHLSPGQGGVLGALAAALLAVQVEKWCRKWVPEALDVLVTPTLTVLISGLVTIFGLMFVAGEVSSAIGTFATWLLATGGAFAGLVLGGLFLPLVMLGLHQALIPIHTTLIEQTGYTVLLPILAMAGAGQVGAAVAVYYKLPRNRSIRATIRSALPAGFLGVGEPLIYGVSLPLGRPFITACIGGAAGGAFVGLFNQLGTAFGSTAIGPSGWALFPLLDGKSGMGMTIAIYAGGLAVGYLVGFAATYFFGFTRQMLTDFNTGPDDDAAAVAEPASAAPAAPAEPAGPAPVPVGG from the coding sequence ATGTCCACTGACAAGAACCGCGCCACAGCCGCCGCGATCCTTCCTCTGGTCGGCGGTCCGGACAACGTCGTCTCCATCGCGCACTGCATGACGCGCCTGCGCATCACCCTGCGCGACCGCTCGCTCGTCCAGGACGAGGCCCTCAAAGCCCTGCCCGCCGTGATGGGCGTCGTCGAGGACGACACCTACCAGATCGTGCTGGGACCGGGCACCGTCGCCCGCGTCACCCCCGAGTTCGAGGCCCTCGTGGCGGAAGCCCGCTCGGCGGCGCCGGCCGTCGCGGTCCCGGCCGGCGCCGTGTCCGGCGCCGGGCACGGCGCCGACGAGCTCGCCGCCCAGGGCGCGGCCATCAAGAACGCGCAGAAGGCGAAGAACTCCACCCCCTTCAAGCTGTTCCTGCGCCGCATCGCGAACATCTTCGTCCCGCTGATCCCGGCCCTGATCGGCTGCGGCATCATCGCCGGCCTCAACGGGTTCATCACCAACATGGGCTGGCTGCCGGCCGTCGTCCCGGCGCTCGCCGCGATGGCCTCCGGATTCATGTCCCTGATCGCCGTGTTCGTCGGCTACAACACGGCCAAGGAGTTCGGCGGCACGGCGATCCTCGGCGGCGCCGTCGCCGCGATCATCGTCTTCCCCGGCGTCGCGAAGATCGACGCCTTCGGCCAGCACCTCTCCCCCGGACAGGGCGGCGTACTCGGCGCCCTGGCGGCCGCGCTGCTCGCGGTCCAGGTGGAGAAGTGGTGCCGCAAGTGGGTCCCGGAGGCGCTGGACGTCCTGGTCACCCCCACCCTCACGGTCCTGATCTCCGGCCTGGTCACGATCTTCGGCCTGATGTTCGTCGCCGGCGAGGTCTCCTCCGCCATCGGTACCTTCGCCACCTGGCTGCTCGCCACCGGCGGCGCCTTCGCGGGCCTGGTCCTCGGCGGCCTCTTCCTCCCCCTGGTCATGCTGGGCCTGCACCAGGCCCTGATCCCCATCCACACCACCCTGATCGAGCAGACCGGCTACACGGTGCTGCTGCCCATCCTCGCCATGGCCGGCGCGGGCCAGGTCGGCGCGGCCGTCGCGGTCTACTACAAGCTCCCGCGCAACCGCTCGATCCGCGCCACCATCAGGTCCGCGCTCCCGGCCGGCTTCCTCGGAGTCGGGGAGCCCCTGATCTACGGCGTCTCGCTGCCCCTGGGCCGCCCCTTCATCACCGCCTGCATCGGCGGCGCCGCGGGCGGAGCCTTCGTGGGCCTCTTCAACCAGCTGGGCACCGCCTTCGGATCCACCGCCATCGGCCCCTCGGGCTGGGCGCTGTTCCCGCTGCTCGACGGCAAGTCCGGCATGGGAATGACCATCGCGATCTACGCGGGCGGCCTGGCCGTCGGCTACCTCGTCGGCTTCGCCGCCACGTACTTCTTCGGCTTCACGCGGCAGATGCTGACCGACTTCAACACCGGCCCGGACGACGACGCGGCGGCCGTCGCGGAGCCCGCGTCCGCGGCACCCGCCGCCCCGGCCGAGCCCGCGGGCCCGGCGCCGGTACCCGTGGGCGGCTGA
- a CDS encoding lipase family protein — MRRRLSAIAAAGLAAILALGCGTTSTASTNPDGGKGGKGLCAPGVPIGPAGEKFYDPPSPLPDGDHGDLIWARRVDSPDGARACRILYLSTLQSGTPVAVSGIVAWPDAPAPRQGRNVVAWAHGTVGGPRQCAPSAVPNPATDLVGYYTYDSPWGIDVGVPALTQFLDSGDVVVGTDYQGLGTPGVHQYTVAVTETNNVLDSVRAARQITEAHANDKAAVLGWSQGGGAAAFIAQNYKAYTPETELVGIAALAPAANLGPDFRGLVLPGPTDATSPSHNAALRVNVYRGFLAAYPDLKAEDVLKPAGLEALRGDGVMCIEHLADVIQNNVGNVGQLDTLFQPLSVVPEVWHQRFRENTAGLVTSVAPILVMQGTADTVINPNSTDEYVKRACRFNKPVEYTKYQGATHQTIPNVAESQYLSWIADRFAGRPAPSNCA, encoded by the coding sequence ATGAGACGACGGCTTTCGGCGATCGCCGCGGCCGGTCTGGCCGCGATCCTCGCGCTGGGCTGCGGAACGACCTCCACTGCGAGCACGAACCCGGACGGAGGCAAGGGCGGCAAGGGCCTGTGCGCCCCGGGCGTGCCGATCGGGCCGGCGGGCGAGAAGTTCTACGACCCGCCGTCGCCGCTGCCGGACGGCGATCACGGTGACCTGATCTGGGCCCGTCGCGTCGACTCCCCCGACGGTGCGCGCGCCTGCCGGATCCTGTACCTCTCGACGCTCCAGAGCGGCACCCCGGTGGCCGTCTCGGGCATCGTGGCCTGGCCCGACGCCCCCGCGCCCCGCCAGGGCCGCAACGTCGTGGCCTGGGCCCACGGGACCGTGGGCGGACCGCGCCAGTGCGCGCCCTCCGCGGTGCCGAACCCGGCCACCGACCTGGTCGGCTACTACACGTACGACAGCCCGTGGGGCATCGACGTCGGCGTGCCGGCGCTGACGCAGTTCCTCGACTCCGGTGACGTCGTGGTCGGGACGGACTACCAGGGGCTGGGCACGCCGGGCGTGCACCAGTACACGGTCGCCGTCACGGAGACCAACAACGTCCTGGACTCGGTCCGCGCGGCCCGCCAGATCACCGAGGCCCACGCGAACGACAAGGCGGCCGTCCTGGGCTGGTCGCAGGGTGGCGGCGCGGCGGCGTTCATCGCCCAGAACTACAAGGCGTACACCCCGGAGACCGAGCTGGTCGGCATCGCGGCGCTGGCGCCCGCCGCCAACCTGGGACCGGACTTCCGCGGCCTGGTGCTGCCCGGCCCGACGGACGCCACCTCGCCCTCCCACAACGCGGCGCTGCGCGTCAACGTCTACCGGGGCTTCCTGGCGGCCTACCCCGACCTGAAGGCCGAGGACGTGCTGAAGCCGGCCGGCCTGGAGGCGCTGCGCGGTGACGGGGTGATGTGCATCGAGCACCTCGCCGACGTGATCCAGAACAACGTGGGCAACGTCGGTCAGCTCGACACCCTGTTCCAGCCGCTGTCGGTGGTCCCGGAGGTCTGGCACCAGCGCTTCCGCGAGAACACCGCGGGCCTGGTCACCTCGGTGGCTCCGATCCTGGTGATGCAGGGGACGGCGGACACCGTCATCAACCCGAACTCCACCGACGAGTACGTGAAGCGGGCCTGCCGCTTCAACAAGCCGGTCGAGTACACGAAGTACCAGGGTGCGACGCACCAGACGATCCCGAACGTCGCGGAGTCGCAGTACCTGAGCTGGATCGCGGACCGCTTCGCGGGCCGTCCGGCTCCGTCCAACTGCGCCTGA
- a CDS encoding GNAT family N-acetyltransferase → MTDSIPAVVPAGRMAALAQPTYALPGGMLLRPWEPHDAPALVASYADPDIRHWNRPDHLTEDRAVTRIARWRERWHTERAAVWAVAAAENTVAVGLIGLADFDLRGGSAEIMYWLLPAGRGAGATTEGVSAVTRWAFEDLGLHRLRLTHSVANPASCRVALKAGYPLEGTMRGALLHTDGWHDEHLHARLRTD, encoded by the coding sequence ATGACCGACTCGATACCGGCCGTCGTCCCCGCGGGCCGGATGGCCGCACTCGCCCAGCCGACGTACGCCCTGCCCGGCGGAATGCTGCTGCGCCCCTGGGAACCCCACGACGCCCCCGCGCTCGTGGCCTCGTACGCCGACCCGGACATCCGCCACTGGAACCGACCCGACCACCTCACCGAGGACCGGGCCGTCACCCGCATCGCCCGCTGGCGCGAGCGCTGGCACACCGAACGCGCGGCGGTCTGGGCCGTGGCGGCCGCCGAGAACACCGTGGCGGTCGGCCTGATCGGCCTCGCCGACTTCGACCTGCGCGGCGGCAGCGCCGAGATCATGTACTGGCTGCTCCCCGCCGGGCGCGGCGCCGGAGCCACGACCGAGGGCGTGTCCGCCGTGACCCGCTGGGCCTTCGAGGACCTGGGCCTGCACCGACTGCGCCTCACCCACTCGGTGGCGAACCCCGCCTCCTGCCGCGTCGCCCTGAAGGCCGGATACCCCCTGGAGGGCACCATGCGCGGCGCCCTCCTCCACACGGACGGCTGGCACGACGAACACCTCCACGCGCGCCTGCGCACGGACTGA
- a CDS encoding alanine/glycine:cation symporter family protein produces MDTLDSMIVNANDHLWTYLLIPLVVGAGLYFTVRSRGVQLRLLPEMFRVVKEKTPPRADGRKQVSSFGAFTISAAARVGTGNIAGVAAAITLGGAGAVFWMWMMALIGAASAFVESALAQLYKVRNSTGAYRGGPAYYMQRALGKRWLGVLFAVTITVTFGFVFNAVQANTITSVAAGSLADADGANWFGPALGVLLAALLGLAVFGGVKRISSVTTVLVPVMAIVYLLLGATVVLLNITEFPRVVADIVGGAFGFRELAAGGIGAAIQQGIRRGMFSNEAGLGSAPNAGAAAEVSHPVKQGLVQSLGVFFDTLLVCTMTAFIVLVTNPELSGRQGADLTQTALSDTLGSWAGHLLTVVVFMLAFSSMIGNYYYGETNIQFITRKRWVLPGYRVLVLSAVVLGSLGSVSIVWNLADLFMGLMALINLAAIIPLSAIAFRLLDDYLAQRRAGLEPVFTRDRMPDLKGVQCWDPVRTKISASR; encoded by the coding sequence ATGGACACTCTGGACTCGATGATCGTCAACGCGAACGATCACCTGTGGACCTACCTGCTGATTCCGCTGGTGGTCGGTGCCGGCCTGTACTTCACGGTCCGGTCCCGGGGTGTGCAGCTGCGCCTGCTTCCCGAGATGTTCCGGGTGGTGAAGGAGAAGACCCCGCCGCGCGCCGACGGCCGCAAGCAGGTCTCGTCCTTCGGCGCGTTCACCATCTCCGCCGCGGCGCGTGTGGGCACCGGCAACATCGCCGGTGTCGCCGCCGCCATCACCCTGGGCGGCGCGGGCGCGGTCTTCTGGATGTGGATGATGGCACTGATCGGCGCCGCCTCCGCCTTCGTGGAATCGGCGCTCGCCCAGCTCTACAAGGTGCGCAACTCCACCGGCGCCTACCGGGGCGGCCCGGCGTACTACATGCAGCGCGCGCTCGGTAAACGCTGGCTCGGGGTGCTCTTCGCGGTGACGATCACCGTCACCTTCGGTTTCGTCTTCAACGCGGTGCAGGCCAACACCATCACCTCCGTCGCCGCAGGCTCGCTTGCGGACGCGGACGGTGCGAACTGGTTCGGCCCGGCGCTCGGCGTACTGCTGGCCGCCCTGCTGGGCCTGGCCGTCTTCGGGGGCGTCAAGCGGATCTCGTCCGTCACCACCGTCCTGGTGCCGGTCATGGCGATCGTCTACCTGCTGCTGGGCGCGACGGTGGTACTCCTCAACATCACCGAGTTCCCGCGGGTCGTCGCGGACATCGTCGGCGGCGCCTTCGGCTTCCGCGAGCTGGCGGCCGGCGGCATCGGCGCGGCCATCCAGCAGGGCATCCGGCGCGGCATGTTCTCCAACGAGGCGGGCCTCGGCTCGGCCCCGAACGCGGGCGCGGCCGCCGAAGTCTCGCACCCCGTCAAGCAGGGCCTCGTGCAGTCCCTGGGCGTCTTCTTCGACACGCTGCTCGTCTGCACGATGACGGCCTTCATCGTCCTGGTCACCAACCCGGAGCTGTCGGGCCGCCAGGGTGCGGACCTGACACAGACGGCGCTGAGCGACACGCTGGGCTCCTGGGCCGGGCACCTGCTGACCGTCGTGGTCTTCATGCTCGCCTTCAGCAGCATGATCGGGAACTACTACTACGGCGAGACCAACATCCAGTTCATCACCCGCAAGCGCTGGGTCCTGCCGGGCTACCGGGTGTTGGTCCTGTCGGCGGTCGTCCTGGGCTCCCTCGGCTCGGTGTCGATCGTCTGGAACCTGGCCGACCTGTTCATGGGCCTCATGGCCCTGATCAACCTCGCCGCGATCATCCCGCTGTCGGCGATCGCCTTCCGCCTCCTGGACGACTACCTCGCCCAGCGCCGGGCCGGCCTGGAGCCGGTCTTCACCCGCGACCGGATGCCCGACCTGAAGGGCGTCCAGTGCTGGGACCCGGTCCGCACGAAGATCTCCGCATCGAGGTAG
- a CDS encoding SDR family oxidoreductase: MFVITGATGNVGSELVRILAAAGERVAAVSRRAPEQALPAGVRHHRADLAEPRSLRPALEGAEALFLLVAGEDPQAVLELAAANGVRRVVLLSSQGVGTRPELYRHPAAFEEAVRSSGLEWTVLRSGGLDSNAFAWAESIRTHRTAAAPFGDVGLPTVDPADVAEVAAAVLRGTGHAGSTYDLTGPAPVTPRERAGAIAEAIGAPVRFVEQSPGEARARMLTFMPEPAVEGTLSILGAPVAAELAVSPAVERILGRAPRPFADWAHRAAPAFR, from the coding sequence ATGTTCGTCATCACGGGTGCGACCGGAAACGTCGGCAGCGAGCTCGTACGGATCCTCGCGGCGGCGGGGGAACGGGTGGCCGCCGTCTCCCGCCGGGCACCGGAGCAGGCCCTGCCCGCCGGGGTCCGCCACCACCGGGCCGACCTCGCGGAGCCGCGGAGCCTGCGGCCCGCGCTCGAAGGGGCCGAGGCCCTGTTCCTGCTCGTCGCCGGCGAGGACCCGCAGGCGGTCCTCGAACTGGCCGCGGCGAACGGCGTACGACGGGTCGTGCTGCTGTCCTCGCAGGGCGTCGGCACCCGGCCCGAGCTGTACCGGCACCCGGCCGCCTTCGAGGAGGCCGTCCGGAGCTCCGGCCTGGAGTGGACGGTCCTGCGCTCGGGCGGGCTCGACTCCAACGCCTTCGCCTGGGCCGAGTCGATCCGTACCCACCGCACGGCGGCCGCGCCCTTCGGGGACGTCGGGCTGCCCACGGTCGACCCGGCGGACGTGGCCGAAGTGGCGGCGGCCGTGCTGCGGGGCACCGGGCACGCGGGGAGCACGTACGACCTGACGGGGCCCGCCCCGGTCACCCCGCGCGAGCGGGCCGGGGCGATCGCGGAGGCGATCGGCGCGCCGGTGCGGTTCGTGGAGCAGAGCCCCGGCGAGGCGCGGGCGCGGATGCTGACCTTCATGCCCGAGCCCGCGGTCGAGGGCACCCTGTCGATCCTCGGAGCGCCCGTCGCCGCCGAACTGGCGGTGAGCCCGGCCGTGGAGCGGATCCTCGGCCGGGCCCCCCGCCCCTTCGCCGACTGGGCGCACCGCGCGGCCCCGGCCTTCCGCTGA
- a CDS encoding TetR/AcrR family transcriptional regulator, whose protein sequence is MTHSESAEPADPTAPTAPAGRRGGKRERLAAAAAQVLHEQGMEKTTIADIARAADVPLGNVYYYFKTKDQLVEAAISAHGQSLAGLITALDALPTPQDRLKALLAGWVDQRELTARYGCPTGSLASELDKRDDGLEQALAKVMRVLLDWAEQQFRALGRTADARELAVALIASYQGISLLTNTFRDPELMASEGRRLERWIDSLTP, encoded by the coding sequence GTGACTCACTCAGAATCCGCGGAACCTGCCGACCCCACCGCTCCCACCGCACCCGCCGGGCGGCGCGGGGGCAAGCGCGAACGGCTCGCCGCGGCTGCGGCCCAGGTCCTGCACGAGCAGGGCATGGAGAAGACGACGATCGCCGACATCGCGCGGGCGGCCGACGTCCCGCTCGGCAACGTCTACTACTACTTCAAGACCAAGGACCAGCTGGTCGAGGCCGCCATCAGCGCCCACGGGCAGAGCCTGGCCGGCCTGATCACCGCCCTCGACGCACTCCCCACGCCCCAGGACCGCCTGAAGGCCCTCCTGGCCGGCTGGGTCGACCAGCGCGAGCTCACCGCCCGCTACGGCTGCCCCACCGGCTCCCTCGCCTCCGAGCTCGACAAGCGCGACGACGGCCTCGAGCAGGCGCTGGCCAAGGTCATGCGGGTGCTGCTCGACTGGGCGGAGCAGCAGTTCCGCGCACTGGGCCGGACGGCGGACGCCCGTGAGCTCGCGGTCGCCCTGATCGCCTCCTACCAGGGCATCTCGCTGCTCACGAACACCTTCCGCGACCCGGAACTGATGGCCTCGGAGGGCCGTCGCCTGGAGCGCTGGATCGACTCCCTGACCCCCTGA
- a CDS encoding phosphoribosylanthranilate isomerase has protein sequence MTDVSDVFIKICGLRTAHDVDVAVAAGADAVGFVFAPGSPRTVDAATARGLVAGVPEGVLTVGVFRGQSVEEVRRFTEESGVLAVQLHGEEGPEDFAALRAEGRTLLRATAEHVKRCGEYGEDLLLIDAPDPGSGKPWNWGSAEFAAPGGRWLLAGGLTPGNVREALGVTGAWGVDVSSGVESERGVKSPDLIRAFIAAARGQGLSRPAPS, from the coding sequence ATGACTGACGTGAGCGACGTGTTCATCAAGATCTGCGGGCTCAGGACCGCGCACGACGTCGACGTGGCCGTGGCCGCCGGGGCCGACGCCGTCGGGTTCGTGTTCGCGCCCGGCAGTCCGCGGACCGTCGACGCCGCCACCGCGCGGGGGCTGGTCGCCGGGGTGCCGGAAGGGGTGCTCACCGTGGGGGTGTTCCGGGGGCAGTCCGTCGAGGAGGTGCGGCGGTTCACCGAGGAGAGCGGCGTACTCGCCGTGCAGCTGCACGGCGAGGAGGGGCCGGAGGACTTCGCGGCGCTGCGCGCCGAGGGCCGCACCCTGCTGCGGGCGACCGCGGAGCACGTGAAGCGCTGCGGGGAGTACGGCGAGGACCTGCTGCTGATCGACGCGCCGGACCCCGGCTCCGGCAAGCCGTGGAACTGGGGCTCGGCGGAGTTCGCCGCGCCCGGGGGCCGGTGGCTGCTGGCCGGCGGGCTGACGCCGGGGAACGTGCGGGAGGCCCTCGGGGTGACGGGCGCCTGGGGCGTGGACGTGTCCAGCGGGGTGGAGAGCGAGCGCGGGGTGAAGTCCCCGGACCTGATCCGCGCCTTCATCGCGGCCGCTCGCGGCCAGGGCCTGTCGCGGCCGGCGCCCTCGTAG